Proteins encoded by one window of Heliangelus exortis chromosome 5, bHelExo1.hap1, whole genome shotgun sequence:
- the ISCA2 gene encoding iron-sulfur cluster assembly 2 homolog, mitochondrial, with protein MAAPGTLRCGWRLALAGRTSWCPATLCRGRALPSPPPGPASAARCPLRWASSSSQPGPTESDPGEGQVYLSGSCVKRLLEITEGSEFLRLQVEGGGCSGFQYKFSLDTVINPDDRVFEQGGARVVVDVDSLAFVKGSMVDFSQELIRSSFQVVSNPQAEKGCSCGTSFSVKF; from the exons ATGGCGGCGCCGGGGACGCTGAGGTGCGGGTGGAGGCTGGCGCTGGCAGGACGGACCAG CTGGTGTCCCGCTACGCTGTGCCGAGGACGAGCGCTGCCGAGTCCCCCACCGGGTCCTGCCTCTGCGGCTCGCTGCCCGCTGCGGTGGGCATCGTCCTCCTCCCAGCCGGGCCCGACAGAGAGTGACCCCGGCGAGGGACAGGTCTACCTCAGCGGGAGCTGCGTGAAG aggctgctggagatCACAGAAGGCTCAGAGTTTCTCAGGCTGCAGgtggaaggaggtggctgttcTGGATTCCAGTACAAATTTTCCTTGGACACAGTTATCAATCCTGATGACAG GGTGTTTGAACAAGGTGGTGCCCGTGTGGTCGTGGATGTGGACAGCCTGGCCTTCGTGAAAGGTTCCATGGTGGACTTCAGCCAGGAGCTGATTCGCAGCTCCTTCCAGGTGGTGAGCAACCCCCAGGCAGAGAAGGGTTGCTCATGTGGAACTTCCTTCTCTGTCAAATTCTGA
- the NPC2 gene encoding NPC intracellular cholesterol transporter 2, which yields MVPSPLVLLLVLGAAATALAEPLRFVDCGSIDGRIQEVNVSPCPTQPCQLVKGTSYSINVTFASKIESQGSKARVYGEMLHVDIPFPIPEPDGCKSGIQCPIQKGHSYSYLNKLPVKSEYPSIKLVVKWELVDDQDQMLFCWKIPVQITS from the exons ATGGTGCCGTCCCCGCTCGTCCTGCTGCTGGTCCTGGGCGCCGCCGCCACCGCTCTGGCCGAGCCCCTCCGCTTCGTCGACTGCG GTTCCATAGACGGCAGAATCCAGGAGGTGAATGTGAGCCCCTGCCCCACGCAGCCCTGCCAGCTCGTTAAGGGGACATCCTACAGCATCAACGTCACCTTCGCCAGCA AGATCGAGAGTCAGGGCAGCAAAGCGAGGGTGTACGGTGAGATGCTGCACGTGGACATACCATTTCCCATCCCTGAGCCTGATGGATGCAAGTCCGGGATCCAGTGCCCCATTCAGAAGGGCCATTCCTACAGCTACCTGAACAAACTACCTGTGAAGAGCGAGTACCCCAGT attAAACTGGTTGTGAAGTGGGAGTTGGTGGATGACCAGGACCAGATGTTGTTCTGCTGGAAGATACCAGTTCAGATCACCAGCTGA